From the Bernardetia sp. genome, the window CAAGACTATTTAGAACAAGTCGTCTTTGCATAAATCTTTCATGCGTTTACCCTACTGAAATGAAGTCATTAGGAAGACAACGAAAATGGTCAGTTCAAAAATATCAGAATGTAAATGAATGGCTAAGAAAGTTTTTGATTGTGCCTATTGAAAGTGAAGATATTTTAGAGATTTACTCCCAAATAGATGCGTATAGCCAAGGAAAATTAGATGGAAATCCATTACCTACTGGACTTTCAGCAAGAAATATGGGTAAAAATGATATTTGGATTGCTGCAACTGCTCATATTTTGGAAGCTACATTAATCACGATGGATAAAGACTTTGAACATTTAGACAAATTTTATTTTGATGTTATTACTTTGAAAAGAAATTGATTACATATAGGCATCTAAACAGACTAAAGTCTGTTCTACAACAAAAAACCTTTCAAAATTTAGTTTTTGAAAGGTTTTTTGATGTATATCAAAACAAAGATGTTTCAGAATTATCCTACTTCTTCAGTAGTTTCTTCTTCTTGTTGTTGTCTTAATTGCTCTAGCTGTGCTTCTGTGCGAGTAGAACGAACATTTTCATCAGCCAAAGTATCTTCAAGTTTGTCATACGTTTTCTCATCATAAACGATAAGGTCTTCGTACTTACGCAAACCAGTACCTGCTGGAATAAGGTGTCCTACAATTACATTTTCCTTCAAACCATTGAGGTCGTCAGACTTACCACGGATAGAGGCTTCGCTGAGTACCTTAGTAGTTTCTTGGAAAGAAGCTGCCGACATAAAGCTCTTCGTACCGAGAGAGGCTTGTGTAATACCACGCAATGTAGGCTTAGAAACGGCTGGCTGTGCATCTCTGACTTTAGCCACTTTCATATCCTTACGACGCAGACTAGAGTTTTCATCTCTAAGTTCACGAGCTGTGATAATCATACCTACTTTGAGTTTAGTAGATTCTCCTACATCTGTAACGATTTTCTTATCCATAAAGGAATCATTCTCTGCACGAACTTCAAATTTATCTACAATCTGATTCGGCAATAATGAAGTATCTCCTGGATCGATAATCTCTACTTTTTGCATCATCTGACGAACGATTACCTCAATGTGCTTATCATTGATTTTTACACCTTGAAGACGATAAACGTCTTGGATTTCATTTGTCAAATATTCTTGAACGGCTGTCGGTCCTTTGATTGCCAAAATATCGGCTGGCGTGATAGCACCATCTGAGAGTGGCATACCTGCTTTCACAAAGTCGTTTGCCTGTACAAGAATGTGCTTAGAAAGCTGTACCATATATTTCTTAACAATACCATCTTTCTTAGACTCTACAAAAATTTCTCTGTTACCACGCTTGATTCCACCATAACTTACAATACCATCAATTTCTGATACTACGGCTGGGTTAGAAGGGTTACGAGCTTCAAAAAGTTCGGTTACACGTGGAAGACCACCCGTAATATCTCTACTCTTCGAAACTGAACGAGGAATTTTTGCTAAAATCTGACCTGCTCTTACACTTTGTCCTTCTTCAACAGTAAGATAAGCACCAGCAGGGACACTACTTTCTGCTCCTTCACCTGCTGCATTTACAACAGTAAGAGTAGGGTTTCTTGTCTTGTCTCTACTCTCAATGATTACTTTCTGACGGTGTCCTGTTTGCTCATCAGATTCTTCTTTATAGGTAATGCCTTCATCAATACCTTCAAACTGTACCGTTCCATCAAATTGTGAAAGGATTACAGCGTTGAATGGGTCAAAGTTATAAAGAGCATCATTTTTCTGAACTATCTGACCATCTTTAACAGTCAAGAATGAACCATAAGGAACAT encodes:
- a CDS encoding PIN domain-containing protein, producing the protein RLFRTSRLCINLSCVYPTEMKSLGRQRKWSVQKYQNVNEWLRKFLIVPIESEDILEIYSQIDAYSQGKLDGNPLPTGLSARNMGKNDIWIAATAHILEATLITMDKDFEHLDKFYFDVITLKRN